One genomic window of Ornithorhynchus anatinus isolate Pmale09 chromosome 10, mOrnAna1.pri.v4, whole genome shotgun sequence includes the following:
- the CSRNP2 gene encoding cysteine/serine-rich nuclear protein 2, with protein MDAFAGSGLKRKFEEVDAGSSLSNSDDEISSSDSADSCDSLNPPSTTGFTPTSILKRKQQQLRRKSVRFDQVTVYYFARRQGFTSVPSQGGSSLGMAQRHNSVRSYTLGEFAQEQEVNHRQVLRDHLKEEKLHAKKMKLTKNGTVESVEAEGLTLDDVSDEDLDVESVEVDDYFFLQPLPTKRRRALLRAAGVHRIDADEKRELRAIRLSREECGCDCRLYCDPEACACSQAGIKCQVDRMSFPCGCSRDGCGNAAGRIEFNPLRVRTHYLHTIMKLELESKRQVGRPPAPDEDPAPAAAPAAPASPAGPPGAETQDFQEFIAENETAVLHLQSAEERERLQAGEPGDPGDPAPAGLASVCLLEDPPGGPGGPCPGPAAPLLIQARLPSGPPVLCFAEDGAPAGPVDPASVSGGGSVLYYQLEPRAAGDGAGDPQPAPAFPGEKDLGVFALPATAAAGAPGPEGAAGPGTPPPEARGPGEPDLYLFPYLMEGPARGGRGGGPGPPGRTF; from the exons ATGGACGCGTTCGCGGGCTCCGGCCTCAAGAGGAAGTTTGAGGAAGTGGACGCGGGCTCGTCCCTGTCCAACTCGGACGATGAGATCTCCAGCAGCGACAGCGCCGACAGCTGCGACAGCCTCAACCCGCCCAGCACCACCGGCTTCACGC ccacgTCCATCCTGAAGCGCAAACAGCAGCAGCTGCGCCGGAAGAGCGTCCGCTTCGACCAGGTGACGGTGTACTACTTCGCCCGGCGCCAGGGCTTCACCAGCGTGCCCAGCCAGGGCGGCAGCTCCCTGGGCATGGCCCAGCGCCACAACTCGGTGCGCAGCTACACCCTGGGCGAGTTCGCCCAGGAGCAGGAGGTCAACCACCGCCAGGTTCTCCGCGACCACCTCAAGGAGGAGAAGCTGCACGCCAAGAAGATGAAG CTGACCAAGAACGGGACGGTGGAGTCGGTGGAGGCCGAGGGGCTGACGCTGGACGACGTGTCGGACGAGGACCTGGACGTGGAGAGCGTGGAGGTGGACGACTACTTCTTCCTGCAGCCGCTGCCCACCAAGCGGCGCCGGGCGCTGCTGCGGGCCGCGGGCGTCCACCGCATCGACGCCGACGAGAAGCGGGAGCTGCGGGCCATCCGCCTCTCGCGGGAGGAGTGCGGCTGCGACTGCCGCCTCTACTGCGACCCCGAGGCCTGCGCCTGCAGCCAGGCCGGGATCAAGTGCCAG GTGGACCGCATGTCGTTCCCCTGCGGCTGCTCCCGGGACGGCTGCGGGAACGCGGCCGGGCGCATCGAGTTCAACCCGCTGCGGGTGCGGACGCATTACCTGCACACCATCATGAAGCTGGAGCTGGAGAGCAAGCGGCAGgtgggccgcccgcccgccccggacgaggaccccgcccccgccgcggcccccgcggcccccgcctcccccgccggcccgccgggcGCCGAGACGCAGGACTTTCAGGAGTTCATCGCCGAGAACGAGACGGCCGTGCTGCACCTGCAGAGCGCCGAGGAGCGCGAGCGGCTCCAGGCCGGCGAGCCCGGCGACCCGGgggaccccgcccccgccgggctgGCCTCCGTCTGCCTCCTGGAGGACCccccgggcgggcccgggggcccgtgtcccggcccggccgccccgctcCTCATCCAGGCCCGGCTCCCGTCCGGCCCCCCGGTGCTCTGCTTCGCCGAGGACGGGGCGCCCGCCGGCCCCGTGGACCCCGCGTCGGTGAGCGGCGGCGGGTCCGTGCTCTACTACCAGCTGGAGCCGCGGGcggccggggacggggcgggggaccCCCAGCCGGCCCCCGCCTTCCCCGGGGAGAAGGATCTCGGCGTCTTCGCCCTCCccgcgacggcggcggcgggggccccggggcccgaggGCGCGGCCGGCCCGGGGACTCCGCCGCCCGAAGCCcgcgggcccggggag cCCGATCTCTATTTATTCCCGTATCTGATGGAAGGCCCGgcccgagggggccggggcgggggcccggggccgcccggacGGACGTTCTGa